The following coding sequences are from one Leptolyngbya sp. NIES-3755 window:
- a CDS encoding DnaJ domain protein (similar to AA sequence:cyanobase_aa:LBDG_52010) has product MAEEKLGSGGKASIESTYYGLLGLHPSTSVREIRQAYRELSKLYHPDTTELPEAIATRKFQTLNEAYATLSNPERRAAYDLSIGYSRVVVVRQLPSLHKTSKPEPNSSAYLDATDRPLSPGELFALFILGITFVGCLILAITIGITRGDQAFQPLTAQPHPTEQVEIATPSPDQATIESVEMDSSYDATSR; this is encoded by the coding sequence GTGGCAGAGGAGAAATTAGGTTCAGGTGGCAAAGCGTCGATCGAGTCAACCTACTACGGACTGTTAGGACTGCATCCTTCAACCTCAGTACGGGAAATTCGACAGGCATATCGTGAATTGAGCAAGTTGTATCATCCCGATACGACCGAGTTACCGGAAGCGATCGCGACTCGAAAATTCCAGACTCTAAATGAAGCTTACGCGACCTTGAGCAATCCTGAACGTCGTGCAGCATACGATTTGTCGATCGGTTATTCTCGCGTGGTCGTAGTTCGACAATTACCAAGCCTGCACAAGACCAGCAAACCAGAACCGAATTCTTCTGCCTACTTAGATGCCACCGATCGCCCCCTTTCCCCTGGCGAACTGTTCGCGCTATTTATTTTAGGAATTACTTTTGTGGGCTGCTTAATTTTGGCAATTACGATCGGCATCACTCGGGGTGATCAAGCATTCCAACCCTTAACCGCGCAACCTCATCCCACTGAGCAGGTCGAAATTGCCACACCTTCCCCAGATCAAGCGACAATAGAATCTGTTGAGATGGATTCTTCGTATGACGCTACCTCCCGGTGA
- a CDS encoding Crp/FNR family transcriptional regulator (similar to AA sequence:cyanobase_aa:LBDG_52000): protein MIQSFATSLIELPDSRQLLEQLYRERTLQPFRSGQTIPLRPDEMWIVCRGVVVLNTLHPTGDEALLGVATPSMPFGLPLTWITPYSAIALTDVDLLPLTLAEIERSPALCQGLFRHLSRRLQQAEAFLALSGCRRVEERLKQLLILLQHEVGQPVQRGTRLQVRLTHQQLANAIGTTRVTVTRLIGQLKQEGWLSIDAKRHIILH from the coding sequence ATGATCCAATCGTTCGCAACATCGTTAATTGAGCTACCGGATTCAAGACAGTTACTAGAACAGCTTTACCGGGAGCGGACTCTACAGCCCTTTCGCAGCGGTCAAACCATTCCACTACGCCCGGATGAAATGTGGATTGTTTGTCGCGGCGTGGTGGTTCTCAATACATTGCACCCGACTGGGGACGAGGCATTACTCGGAGTGGCAACGCCTTCGATGCCGTTTGGGTTGCCGCTGACTTGGATTACACCGTATAGCGCGATCGCATTAACTGACGTGGATTTATTACCCCTGACGCTGGCGGAAATCGAACGATCTCCTGCACTCTGTCAAGGGCTATTTCGTCATTTGAGCCGTCGATTACAGCAAGCTGAGGCGTTTCTCGCACTTTCTGGCTGTCGAAGAGTGGAAGAGCGACTGAAGCAGTTATTAATTCTGCTCCAGCATGAGGTGGGTCAACCTGTCCAACGAGGAACACGGCTTCAAGTTCGTCTGACACATCAGCAGTTAGCCAATGCGATCGGGACAACGAGAGTGACCGTGACTCGCCTAATTGGACAGTTGAAACAAGAGGGCTGGCTATCGATCGATGCCAAACGTCATATTATTCTGCATTAG
- a CDS encoding rare lipoprotein A (similar to AA sequence:cyanobase_aa:LBDG_51990) gives MWVASWFSGIPNAGGKLLETPKFLTHVLCHSHLCQSTLSRTRSALQASSSLQFTIATVQHPSPTQHSEAFQSTWLNTIEGLFLAPTKDPLNDFIGSMQSLFNQLPIVAASKDPSSVAIVEIGFDGTPLNQSETRPRLGFWQCPTTQNRSSGFQIWVKGCQIAILDDRSSAEILAQQIAQLLETPDLDASTLKAAIENKQIVAKLGDRTIFTVSDRLSSDLGRPAELIAIDWVNNLRIALGQTSIPVADAQMEMYQLAKTDNSIDGMASWYGPYFHGRQTANGEIFDQNELTAAHPTLPLGTFLKVTNRLNGKSLVVRVNDRGPYFDNRVLDLSRRAAAILNSEDKGVVPIEAVVMQSSVIAEVKKPPQQVARLVTGY, from the coding sequence ATGTGGGTCGCTTCGTGGTTCAGTGGCATTCCGAATGCAGGAGGCAAGCTACTCGAAACACCCAAATTTCTCACTCATGTTCTGTGTCATAGCCATCTGTGCCAATCCACGCTCTCCCGAACACGCAGTGCGCTGCAAGCATCGTCCTCGCTACAATTCACGATCGCCACTGTTCAGCATCCTTCCCCGACACAACATTCCGAAGCATTCCAATCCACCTGGCTTAACACGATCGAAGGGTTGTTCCTTGCGCCAACCAAAGATCCGCTGAATGACTTTATCGGCTCGATGCAATCTCTGTTCAATCAACTTCCGATCGTCGCAGCTTCAAAAGATCCTTCATCGGTTGCGATCGTCGAAATCGGATTCGATGGGACACCTTTAAATCAAAGTGAAACGCGCCCTAGACTGGGATTCTGGCAATGTCCAACTACGCAAAATCGTTCTAGCGGATTTCAGATTTGGGTCAAAGGGTGTCAAATTGCAATCCTAGACGATCGTAGCTCTGCCGAAATTCTCGCCCAACAAATTGCCCAACTGCTCGAAACTCCGGATCTAGATGCTTCCACGCTAAAAGCCGCGATCGAGAACAAACAAATCGTCGCTAAATTAGGCGATCGCACCATTTTCACCGTCAGCGATCGTTTATCTTCCGATCTCGGTCGTCCTGCGGAATTGATTGCGATCGACTGGGTGAACAATCTCCGCATCGCGCTTGGACAAACCAGTATCCCAGTTGCCGATGCTCAAATGGAAATGTACCAATTGGCAAAAACCGACAATAGCATCGACGGCATGGCATCCTGGTACGGTCCTTATTTCCACGGTCGCCAAACCGCAAACGGCGAAATCTTCGACCAAAACGAACTCACCGCTGCTCATCCGACCCTGCCGCTCGGCACATTTCTCAAAGTCACCAATCGGCTGAATGGAAAGAGCTTAGTCGTGCGAGTTAACGATCGCGGACCGTATTTTGATAACCGAGTCCTCGATTTATCCAGACGCGCTGCCGCCATTCTCAACAGTGAGGACAAAGGCGTAGTTCCGATCGAAGCTGTCGTCATGCAATCTTCTGTCATTGCTGAAGTCAAAAAACCACCGCAGCAAGTCGCCAGATTGGTTACAGGCTACTAA
- a CDS encoding phenazine biosynthesis protein PhzF family protein (similar to AA sequence:cyanobase_aa:LBDG_51980), whose protein sequence is MALPFYIVDVFTERKYAGNQLAVFRADHSLKTEEMQAIAKEINYSETTFILSESPQNGGYPVRIFTPDQELPFAGHPTLGTAFILQQAIVQESVSIVRLNLAVGQIPVTLNYSESTIEGLWMRQNAPNFGQRFDPATIAPVLGLSVDQVDDRTPIEDVSTGLPFIIVPLKNLAALQQATVDRAALFKLVETTEAKAILIFCPETRSLDNQLSVRVFVEPLGGPPEDPATGSANGCLAAYLVQHSYFGRDAIDLRVEQGYEIGRPSLLFLRARKENEAFEISVGGNVILVAKGEFV, encoded by the coding sequence ATGGCGCTACCGTTTTACATTGTGGATGTATTCACTGAACGCAAATATGCGGGAAATCAACTTGCGGTATTTCGGGCTGATCATTCGCTGAAAACTGAGGAAATGCAAGCGATCGCGAAAGAAATAAACTATTCGGAAACGACATTCATTCTGTCGGAATCTCCACAAAATGGCGGTTATCCAGTTCGCATTTTTACACCGGATCAAGAGCTTCCTTTTGCGGGTCATCCCACGCTTGGTACTGCGTTCATTTTGCAACAAGCCATTGTTCAAGAATCCGTATCTATCGTGAGATTAAACCTGGCAGTCGGTCAAATTCCCGTCACATTGAACTACTCCGAAAGCACTATTGAAGGGTTGTGGATGCGCCAGAACGCACCGAATTTTGGACAAAGATTTGATCCAGCGACGATCGCGCCTGTCTTAGGACTGAGTGTGGATCAAGTTGACGATCGCACTCCAATTGAAGATGTTTCCACAGGTTTACCGTTTATCATTGTTCCACTGAAAAACTTAGCTGCACTACAACAAGCAACTGTCGATCGAGCCGCACTATTTAAGCTAGTAGAAACAACAGAAGCAAAAGCTATCTTGATCTTTTGCCCTGAAACACGCAGCTTAGACAATCAATTAAGTGTGCGTGTGTTTGTGGAACCCTTGGGAGGACCACCAGAAGATCCAGCAACCGGAAGCGCGAATGGATGCTTGGCAGCATATTTAGTTCAACACTCCTACTTTGGTCGAGATGCAATCGATCTTCGAGTTGAACAAGGTTACGAAATTGGGCGACCTTCTCTGCTCTTTCTTAGAGCCAGAAAAGAGAATGAAGCTTTTGAGATTTCAGTGGGGGGCAACGTTATTCTGGTAGCTAAAGGTGAATTTGTTTAA
- a CDS encoding hypothetical protein (similar to AA sequence:cyanobase_aa:LBDG_44750), translating to MPELTERLRSHIEEISRDRDPFFATQGHFYVQQYIREQFSHWGTVEAHEFQVGKRTHTNWILNLPGRENAKPPILIGAHYDSVPNSPGADDNATGIAVLLEMAKAFSEQFARYPIRLIAFDLEENFTQTDAHGNSQYAISLSGEPLRLMIALEMLGYCNHDRNSQLYPAGLERFYPDQGNFIALIGNIPTIPDLIRLSRGIRRSNIGCEWLPAGMRGKIVPDTRRGDHAAFWDRGYRALMVTDTANLRNPNYHKSSDRIETLDFEFLTKVCEGLINSIRQL from the coding sequence ATGCCAGAACTAACAGAACGATTGCGATCGCATATTGAAGAGATTAGTCGCGATCGCGATCCATTCTTTGCTACTCAAGGTCATTTCTATGTTCAACAATACATTCGCGAACAGTTTTCACACTGGGGAACAGTTGAGGCGCATGAATTTCAAGTCGGAAAGCGAACTCACACGAATTGGATTTTGAATCTACCAGGGCGGGAGAATGCGAAACCACCGATTCTGATTGGTGCACATTATGATTCCGTTCCAAACTCTCCAGGTGCAGATGATAATGCAACAGGTATCGCGGTGTTGTTGGAAATGGCAAAGGCTTTTTCTGAACAATTCGCCCGCTATCCGATTCGATTGATTGCGTTTGATTTGGAAGAGAACTTCACCCAAACTGATGCTCATGGTAATAGTCAGTACGCAATCTCATTAAGTGGTGAACCTTTGAGATTGATGATTGCTTTAGAAATGTTGGGTTACTGCAATCACGATCGTAATTCACAGCTTTACCCCGCAGGATTAGAGCGGTTCTATCCAGATCAAGGCAACTTTATTGCACTGATTGGCAACATTCCAACGATTCCCGATTTGATTCGATTGAGTCGGGGAATTCGTCGATCGAACATTGGATGCGAATGGCTCCCAGCAGGAATGCGCGGCAAGATAGTTCCCGATACGCGTCGGGGTGATCATGCTGCATTTTGGGATCGGGGCTATCGAGCATTGATGGTGACAGACACCGCGAATTTGAGGAATCCGAACTATCACAAATCGAGCGATCGGATTGAAACGCTTGATTTTGAGTTTTTAACAAAAGTGTGTGAAGGTTTGATCAACTCCATCCGCCAACTTTAG
- a CDS encoding hypothetical protein (hypothetical protein PCC8801_0518;~similar to AA sequence:cyanobase_aa:LBDG_44740): MMQRFIPVVLASITSFTLTDSQAISQNKPSCQRSSQSFLVFGGGGAPSYNEIALEKNMLYFQRSLKELGYAPNDAPIYFANGNTGEKTVRYLNEQGDQQFKAHTIPNVQGASSVANLQTWMAQAAKEKTTTPLFFYFSGHGGHNRMNEDNSTLLMWRDRQLNVQDFTAMLDRLPQNKPFVTMMSQCYSGSFANLIYNGGDPNKGVALQTRCGFFATIKSRPSVGCTPEVNEADYRDYSSSFFAGLTGRDRIGRKVASADYNKDRRISYSEAHAYAKIDKFTTDLPVSTSEAWLQRQVSNPTMREQILGQPIAPLAKIARPEQRFVIESLSRQFKFDLNRSFNGNLASMNSNLVKTAEDEAYLVRLSMELTNVAMERRVKTSKNARSIQTLDRLIRCEAGSWGKP; this comes from the coding sequence ATGATGCAACGATTTATCCCGGTAGTTCTCGCCAGCATCACCAGTTTTACACTCACTGATTCACAAGCCATTAGCCAAAATAAGCCCAGTTGTCAGCGATCGTCTCAAAGCTTTCTCGTCTTCGGTGGCGGCGGTGCACCTTCTTATAACGAGATTGCGCTTGAAAAAAATATGCTGTACTTTCAGCGATCGCTCAAAGAACTCGGATATGCTCCCAACGATGCGCCAATCTATTTTGCAAATGGCAACACAGGCGAAAAAACAGTTCGTTATCTGAATGAGCAAGGCGATCAGCAATTCAAAGCGCATACCATTCCAAATGTTCAAGGTGCTTCGAGCGTTGCAAACTTACAAACCTGGATGGCTCAAGCCGCAAAAGAGAAAACAACGACTCCATTGTTCTTTTACTTCTCTGGACATGGTGGACACAATCGCATGAATGAGGATAACTCTACGTTGTTAATGTGGCGCGATCGCCAATTGAATGTTCAAGATTTTACTGCAATGCTCGATCGACTTCCGCAGAACAAGCCTTTTGTTACGATGATGTCTCAATGTTATTCTGGCTCGTTTGCAAATCTCATCTACAACGGTGGCGATCCAAACAAAGGCGTTGCACTTCAAACTCGCTGTGGATTCTTTGCCACGATTAAATCTCGTCCTTCAGTCGGTTGTACTCCAGAAGTAAATGAAGCAGACTATCGTGACTATAGTTCGAGCTTTTTTGCAGGATTAACTGGACGCGATCGTATTGGTCGCAAAGTCGCTTCAGCGGATTACAACAAAGACAGACGGATCTCGTATTCTGAAGCTCACGCCTACGCCAAGATTGATAAATTCACCACCGATTTACCTGTTTCAACTTCTGAAGCGTGGTTACAGCGACAAGTGAGCAATCCAACCATGCGAGAGCAAATTTTGGGACAACCGATCGCACCATTAGCAAAAATTGCTCGACCCGAACAGCGCTTTGTGATTGAATCTCTGAGTCGTCAATTTAAGTTTGATTTGAATCGATCGTTTAATGGAAATCTAGCATCAATGAATTCCAACTTAGTCAAAACCGCTGAAGATGAAGCTTACCTAGTGCGCTTGTCGATGGAGTTGACGAATGTGGCAATGGAGCGGCGAGTTAAAACTTCTAAGAATGCTCGATCGATTCAGACGCTCGATCGATTAATTCGATGTGAAGCCGGATCATGGGGTAAGCCTTAG
- a CDS encoding hypothetical protein (protein of unknown function DUF820;~similar to AA sequence:cyanobase_aa:PCC7424_3222) has product MHLTAKELEALMPDATQLNSDEPEMETSLHYAQLALLVSCLEWWWRDREDFFIGANLTIYFSRQQLKNRDFRGPDFFLVKNTQKYPRRSWVVWEEDGRYPDVIIELLSDETKSTDKGLKKDLYQNRFRTAEYFWFSPSDLEFAGFRLVGEQYQAIEPNAQNQLWSESLELFLGVHDNQLRYFQPNGEIVLTPAESALLAEQRAERLAEQLRSLGIDPDL; this is encoded by the coding sequence ATGCACCTGACGGCAAAAGAACTCGAAGCCTTGATGCCCGATGCCACACAACTCAATAGCGATGAGCCAGAAATGGAAACGTCTTTGCACTATGCCCAATTAGCATTACTGGTGAGTTGCTTAGAGTGGTGGTGGCGTGATCGAGAAGATTTTTTCATCGGTGCAAACCTCACGATTTATTTCAGTCGCCAACAACTGAAGAATCGCGACTTCCGAGGACCTGATTTCTTTTTAGTTAAGAATACTCAGAAATATCCACGTCGATCGTGGGTGGTCTGGGAAGAAGACGGACGCTATCCTGATGTGATTATCGAATTACTGTCTGATGAAACCAAAAGTACAGATAAAGGCTTGAAAAAAGACCTGTATCAAAATCGATTCCGAACAGCAGAATATTTTTGGTTTTCACCGAGTGATCTTGAGTTTGCAGGATTCCGATTAGTGGGAGAACAATATCAAGCGATCGAGCCAAACGCTCAAAATCAACTCTGGAGCGAGTCGCTGGAGTTATTTTTAGGAGTACATGACAATCAGTTGCGATATTTTCAACCGAATGGCGAAATTGTTCTAACTCCTGCTGAGTCCGCACTGTTGGCAGAACAAAGAGCCGAACGACTTGCTGAACAATTACGATCGCTCGGCATTGATCCAGACCTCTAA
- a CDS encoding hypothetical protein (hypothetical protein CY0110_02324;~similar to AA sequence:cyanobase_aa:LBDG_44730) has protein sequence MNIFELPENLLDREILEPLIETDQLLIERIISTGQTTPEGEWYDQPRDEWVLLLQGEAQLTYENGTSIDLKTGDYLLIPAHQKHRVSYTSSDPACIWLAVHAVIN, from the coding sequence ATGAATATCTTTGAACTCCCAGAAAATTTGCTCGATCGAGAAATCCTTGAGCCATTGATCGAAACAGATCAACTTCTCATCGAACGCATTATCTCAACTGGACAAACTACACCAGAGGGCGAATGGTACGATCAACCGCGTGATGAATGGGTGTTGCTGTTGCAGGGTGAAGCGCAGTTGACTTATGAGAATGGAACGTCGATCGACCTTAAAACGGGCGATTATTTGCTAATTCCTGCACATCAAAAACATCGCGTCAGTTATACCAGTTCTGATCCCGCTTGTATTTGGTTGGCGGTTCATGCAGTGATAAATTAA
- a CDS encoding XisI-like fdxN element excision controlling factor protein (similar to AA sequence:cyanobase_aa:cce_0472): MDTNLKRAILTVLQNYISFLGNDPDTQLQIVSDETNHHYLLVELGWQDGRRIYGTLIHLDIINGKIWIQQDGTEDGIASELVAIGIPKQQIVLGFKSEQRRRITEFALS, encoded by the coding sequence ATGGATACCAACCTAAAACGAGCTATTCTCACCGTCCTACAGAACTACATCAGCTTTCTCGGCAATGATCCTGACACACAATTGCAAATCGTTAGCGACGAAACAAATCATCATTACCTTCTTGTCGAACTCGGTTGGCAGGACGGGCGACGCATCTATGGTACGCTGATTCATCTCGACATCATCAACGGGAAAATTTGGATTCAACAAGACGGAACTGAAGACGGTATCGCGAGTGAACTTGTCGCGATCGGGATTCCAAAACAACAGATTGTTCTCGGCTTCAAATCCGAACAGCGGCGACGTATTACAGAATTTGCACTATCTTGA
- a CDS encoding hypothetical protein (similar to AA sequence:cyanobase_aa:LBDG_39950), translating into MNSLTSDLLIILFLTLANGLFVMSELAIVSARKVRLLQTANQGDTKARAALRLAEEPNNFLAIVQVGITLIGIASGAFGEQALTRRLEPFFRSFPFLEPYSQPLAFGIAILTLTYLTLIVGELVPKRLALNSPEAIAAWAAVPMSLMAKAAAPIVYLLSASTNLAVRLLGIRPSDEPPVTEEEIRVMIEQGTEAGMFEQAEEDIMKRVFRLGDRRISSLMTPRLEITWIDLEDTIDEIQRQMTDSSHARFPVCQGGLDHLLGVVQTYDLLVTLMSGQPLDFTTSLQTPVFVPESTRALKVLELFKQTGTQIAFVVDEYGVIQGLVTLTDVLQAIVGDIPTVEELAEPQAVQRDDGSWLLDGMLPIYQFKEILHIEDQELPGEQRGSYQTLGGFVVMYLGRIPTAADAFEWETLRFEVMDMDGNRVDKVLVGTAKSGTTLE; encoded by the coding sequence ATGAATTCGCTAACCTCTGATTTGTTGATCATCCTGTTTCTGACCTTGGCAAACGGGCTATTTGTCATGTCCGAACTCGCGATCGTATCGGCTCGCAAAGTCCGCCTTCTCCAAACCGCCAATCAAGGTGATACCAAAGCAAGAGCGGCACTCCGATTGGCAGAAGAACCGAATAATTTTTTAGCGATCGTTCAAGTCGGAATTACGCTGATCGGCATCGCGTCGGGTGCATTCGGGGAACAAGCCTTAACGAGACGACTAGAGCCATTTTTTCGATCGTTCCCGTTTCTCGAACCCTACAGTCAACCGCTTGCATTCGGAATTGCGATTCTGACTCTGACCTATCTCACACTGATTGTTGGTGAACTCGTTCCAAAACGATTGGCATTGAATTCTCCTGAAGCGATCGCAGCTTGGGCAGCAGTTCCGATGAGTTTGATGGCGAAAGCGGCAGCCCCGATCGTATATCTATTAAGTGCTTCTACAAATCTCGCAGTTCGATTATTAGGCATTCGTCCCTCGGATGAACCGCCTGTGACTGAAGAAGAAATTCGCGTGATGATCGAGCAAGGTACAGAAGCGGGAATGTTCGAGCAGGCTGAAGAAGACATCATGAAGCGGGTGTTTCGATTAGGCGATCGACGAATTAGCTCTTTAATGACACCGAGATTAGAGATTACTTGGATTGATTTGGAAGATACGATCGACGAAATTCAGCGTCAGATGACGGACAGTTCCCATGCTCGATTTCCGGTCTGTCAGGGTGGATTAGATCACTTGCTTGGAGTCGTTCAAACTTATGATCTTTTGGTCACGCTGATGTCTGGTCAACCGCTAGATTTTACAACTTCGCTTCAGACTCCAGTGTTTGTACCTGAAAGTACTCGTGCTTTGAAAGTGTTAGAGCTATTCAAGCAAACCGGAACACAGATTGCCTTTGTCGTGGATGAGTATGGCGTGATTCAGGGATTGGTAACTTTAACGGATGTATTGCAAGCGATCGTCGGTGATATTCCCACAGTCGAAGAACTTGCAGAACCCCAAGCAGTCCAACGTGATGATGGTTCTTGGTTGCTCGATGGAATGCTGCCAATCTATCAATTCAAAGAGATTCTGCACATTGAAGATCAAGAACTTCCTGGAGAACAGCGAGGAAGCTATCAAACACTAGGTGGCTTTGTCGTGATGTATCTGGGACGAATCCCGACTGCTGCGGATGCGTTCGAGTGGGAAACTTTGCGGTTTGAAGTGATGGATATGGACGGAAACCGAGTCGATAAAGTATTAGTTGGAACTGCGAAGTCCGGTACAACACTCGAATGA